The Pseudomonas berkeleyensis genome includes a region encoding these proteins:
- a CDS encoding helix-turn-helix domain-containing protein: MTETSDFNPARLVLARQRRGWTKKSLADATSLSGKTISLYESGDLIPSHESLSSIAQALSFPLSFFSGVDVDAPTDENASFRSFSRMTAGQRDAALAAGGIAYMLSDWIDSKFHLPEAFVPDCSGMDPEAAAETVRAEWGLGLLSIKNMVHLLESKGVRVFSLAEETSQVNAFSCWRRGVTPFVFLNTQKSAEASRFDAAHELGHLVLHRHGENKGKEIENEANAFASAFLMPKQTILAQGWKCRSVVDVVEMKKIWNVSAMALAYRLGKVGILTEWVYRSFCVELASMGARTKEPDPSPRETSQVLQKVLGLARDQGKSLSAIASELSVSSADLTPILFGMAPVAVPGTGDARTLEVRSGAGLRLVK; the protein is encoded by the coding sequence ATGACCGAGACCAGCGATTTCAATCCGGCCCGATTAGTGCTCGCCCGCCAACGCCGTGGATGGACAAAGAAGTCGCTAGCAGACGCCACATCTTTAAGTGGCAAAACGATATCTTTGTACGAGAGCGGTGATTTGATTCCGTCGCACGAGAGCCTGAGCAGCATTGCCCAGGCTCTTAGTTTTCCGCTGTCCTTTTTCAGCGGTGTCGATGTCGACGCCCCTACTGATGAGAACGCCAGTTTCCGTTCGTTCTCTCGTATGACTGCAGGACAGAGAGATGCAGCGCTCGCTGCGGGCGGTATTGCCTATATGCTCAGCGACTGGATTGACAGCAAGTTTCATCTGCCAGAAGCGTTTGTTCCAGACTGTTCTGGCATGGATCCCGAAGCCGCTGCGGAGACTGTGCGTGCGGAGTGGGGGCTGGGACTACTGTCTATAAAGAACATGGTTCACCTTCTTGAGTCGAAAGGTGTACGTGTTTTTTCCCTGGCCGAAGAAACGAGTCAGGTCAACGCGTTCTCTTGCTGGCGTCGAGGCGTAACGCCTTTTGTATTTCTGAATACGCAGAAATCGGCAGAAGCCAGCCGATTCGACGCTGCTCATGAGCTGGGACACTTGGTTCTGCACAGGCATGGCGAGAACAAGGGTAAAGAGATTGAGAACGAAGCAAACGCCTTTGCTTCGGCGTTCTTGATGCCCAAGCAGACCATTTTGGCTCAGGGGTGGAAATGTAGGTCCGTGGTGGATGTCGTCGAGATGAAGAAGATCTGGAACGTCTCCGCTATGGCTCTTGCCTACCGCTTGGGAAAAGTCGGGATTTTGACTGAGTGGGTTTATCGAAGCTTCTGTGTTGAGCTTGCCAGCATGGGTGCAAGAACTAAGGAGCCTGATCCCTCTCCCCGAGAAACATCGCAAGTGCTGCAGAAAGTATTGGGTCTCGCCAGAGACCAAGGCAAATCGCTCAGCGCTATTGCATCAGAGTTGAGTGTTTCATCTGCAGATCTGACGCCGATCTTGTTTGGTATGGCACCTGTAGCTGTCCCTGGTACTGGAGATGCCAGAACTTTGGAGGTTCGCAGTGGAGCAGGGCTACGGTTGGTCAAGTGA
- a CDS encoding NERD domain-containing protein: MLPSLRCKDYYQAQFAGYTRNLAPGAALDECLHDFLDQRPSGKYTQRHRASGLAGVDFWWQPANVDGAALASLALARVLHFDDVISTELLDHLAVHHPDQLRWAIRYSKLFTRRDSPLWIHLKENCTSEQWQTFFGVCERLLLQLEPFEAAINSAERQLQSLTLLELLSYLSVLAYARLGDAGDDPAGIDWLAYERIILRKLKSCGESDFRLSTDVLGRSLRQHLSPMLFPQPGEGAECAVNLEAVGAMIDAMRELIDYERSIDWFCFDSECDYQLQPGQSVIFNKTDEGTLCWQRTERKSQLLWCYWMCRAVDVFAASELAGQIIGSAENHEANQLAYIKAIRSQLYLQVVFGLGESIRLNNGAEVTLHHAMLASELTNAFFEQAYLQPYRRYLADSGDPIAALGRLAFEGLLQGENRFPITWSELPEKVARIRAWTVSDEHPMGDPEAAKAILQFWTSDLQALSEQIKQAPNQPTPRLYERPFYKIGRFSFQFPWVAGRQNSLTAAVNNLRRVDPRRPELRSETERVEHELAASLRQRGFRVVVGYQPPRMDEGDVGEIDVLACLEGVLLLLEVKSGFIRSNGHEVWLHRTNTLRKAARQLKRKSPAVLPALLADSDLRDALGLAISDPSPALHTWVVDTSIELDGEVVDGALVVSREVLEVALRDEQHYLRAFDQDAEEEEAIATLYPDGFSAQAFIRVIERSEVWRGLL; this comes from the coding sequence GTGCTTCCTAGCTTGCGGTGCAAGGACTACTACCAGGCGCAGTTCGCCGGGTATACGCGCAACCTGGCACCCGGCGCTGCGCTTGATGAGTGCCTGCATGACTTCCTCGATCAACGACCAAGCGGAAAGTACACCCAGAGGCATCGTGCTTCTGGGCTGGCTGGCGTCGATTTCTGGTGGCAGCCCGCAAATGTAGATGGAGCTGCTCTGGCCAGTCTGGCGCTTGCGCGTGTACTGCATTTTGACGACGTGATCAGTACTGAGCTGTTGGATCACCTGGCAGTTCATCACCCTGATCAGCTGCGCTGGGCCATTCGCTACTCCAAGCTTTTCACCCGTAGGGATTCGCCTCTCTGGATTCACCTTAAAGAAAACTGCACTAGCGAGCAGTGGCAGACGTTCTTCGGAGTTTGCGAGCGTCTGCTGCTGCAGCTGGAACCCTTTGAAGCCGCGATCAATAGTGCAGAGCGACAGCTGCAGTCTCTGACGCTTTTGGAGCTGCTTTCCTATCTCAGCGTATTGGCCTATGCCCGTCTCGGGGATGCTGGTGACGATCCAGCAGGCATTGATTGGCTTGCTTACGAGCGGATCATCCTGCGTAAGCTGAAGTCTTGTGGCGAGTCTGATTTTCGGCTTTCTACCGATGTGCTCGGCCGTTCGTTGAGGCAGCATCTGTCGCCCATGTTGTTTCCGCAGCCTGGGGAAGGCGCGGAGTGCGCTGTAAACCTAGAAGCAGTCGGCGCGATGATCGATGCAATGCGGGAGCTCATTGACTATGAGCGCTCCATCGATTGGTTTTGTTTCGACAGTGAGTGCGATTACCAGCTCCAGCCTGGGCAGTCAGTCATTTTCAACAAAACAGACGAGGGTACCCTGTGCTGGCAGCGTACTGAGCGAAAAAGCCAGCTGCTATGGTGCTACTGGATGTGCCGCGCGGTCGATGTCTTTGCGGCTTCTGAGCTGGCTGGACAGATCATCGGTAGTGCTGAAAACCATGAGGCCAACCAGCTCGCGTACATCAAAGCGATTCGCAGCCAGCTCTATCTGCAGGTAGTTTTTGGGCTCGGCGAAAGTATCAGGCTCAACAATGGGGCAGAGGTCACGCTGCATCACGCCATGCTTGCCAGTGAGCTGACTAATGCCTTTTTCGAGCAGGCCTATCTGCAACCTTATCGGCGATACCTGGCTGACTCCGGTGATCCCATAGCGGCACTGGGGCGTTTGGCTTTTGAGGGGCTGCTGCAGGGAGAGAATCGCTTTCCCATAACCTGGTCGGAGTTGCCGGAGAAAGTGGCGCGGATCCGTGCGTGGACGGTCAGTGATGAGCATCCCATGGGGGATCCTGAGGCCGCCAAAGCCATTCTGCAGTTTTGGACCAGTGATCTTCAGGCGCTGTCCGAGCAGATCAAGCAAGCGCCTAATCAACCGACGCCAAGGCTATACGAGCGGCCGTTCTACAAAATCGGCCGCTTCAGCTTTCAGTTTCCTTGGGTTGCGGGAAGACAGAACAGCCTCACGGCCGCGGTAAACAATTTGCGTCGCGTAGATCCGCGCAGACCTGAGCTTCGCTCCGAAACAGAACGTGTCGAACACGAACTGGCTGCGTCTCTTCGGCAGCGAGGTTTTCGGGTGGTGGTGGGCTACCAGCCGCCTCGCATGGATGAGGGCGATGTAGGAGAGATTGATGTGCTGGCGTGCCTCGAAGGCGTGTTGCTATTGCTCGAGGTCAAGTCAGGTTTTATCCGTTCCAACGGTCACGAAGTCTGGCTCCACCGCACGAATACGTTACGCAAGGCTGCCAGGCAGCTGAAGCGTAAAAGCCCAGCGGTGCTCCCAGCATTGCTGGCGGACTCTGACTTGCGTGACGCGCTGGGGCTGGCGATTTCCGATCCGTCGCCGGCCTTGCACACCTGGGTTGTAGACACCTCGATTGAGCTGGATGGGGAGGTTGTTGATGGCGCTCTGGTTGTATCCCGAGAAGTCCTGGAAGTCGCGCTACGTGATGAGCAGCATTACCTGAGGGCTTTCGATCAGGACGCGGAGGAAGAGGAGGCGATCGCCACACTTTATCCGGACGGATTCAGCGCTCAGGCGTTTATCCGAGTGATCGAGCGCAGCGAGGTTTGGCGGGGCTTACTTTAA
- a CDS encoding peptidase M15, which yields MKKPATVQALEDLGRVRLSKHFFMRDFLYSEISQIEGIPNIPDYPDRAIEAGRGLCEQLLEPLQERFGRIVIRSAYRAPAVNAKGAENNNQYSCAANEKNYAEHIWDYPDAEGHLGATACIMVPALLPWYEERKDWTPLAWWIHDNLPYASQFWFPRLAAFNLRWSANPNTLPSISTYVTNPHTGDKTALVKGGVATLSLDERKAIVRPWLASLN from the coding sequence ATGAAGAAACCAGCAACGGTACAGGCGCTCGAGGACCTGGGGCGCGTCCGGCTATCCAAGCACTTTTTCATGCGGGATTTCCTCTACTCGGAAATCAGCCAGATCGAGGGCATCCCTAATATTCCGGATTATCCGGACCGCGCCATCGAGGCCGGGCGAGGACTGTGCGAACAGTTGTTGGAGCCTCTGCAGGAGCGCTTTGGGCGGATTGTCATTCGCTCGGCTTACCGAGCGCCGGCAGTCAACGCTAAGGGCGCCGAGAACAACAACCAGTACAGCTGTGCCGCCAACGAAAAAAACTACGCAGAGCACATTTGGGATTATCCGGACGCCGAAGGACATCTGGGCGCGACTGCCTGCATCATGGTGCCGGCATTGTTGCCCTGGTATGAGGAGCGCAAGGACTGGACGCCGCTGGCCTGGTGGATTCACGACAACCTGCCGTATGCCAGCCAGTTCTGGTTTCCCAGACTTGCGGCATTTAACCTTCGGTGGAGCGCAAACCCGAACACGTTACCCAGCATCAGCACCTACGTTACCAACCCCCATACCGGTGACAAGACAGCGTTGGTGAAGGGCGGGGTGGCCACGCTGAGCTTGGATGAGCGCAAGGCGATCGTTCGCCCATGGTTGGCGAGTCTCAACTAG
- the rmuC gene encoding DNA recombination protein RmuC, with protein MNMIALSWMVISGSLLLVVLAGVAVYWQVLRRREAVTALQICQSQLEQHMAASHQKEDELRELSAGLRAEKAHVEQLQRQVEFAQQEAGRLRTEYRDQSAQLAEVQSAASAARAQYGQLLQQHDELKHASARLQQVHDVLQDRFAALTKEHATLSSTLDQKQQHFAEQQQLLKESRDQLKLEFEQLAGQIFEAKGQAFSQHSQQSLDALLKPFREQIEGFRTKVEDIHHKDVQQQAALTQELHHLKELNRQITQEAQDLTTALKGQKKAQGNWGELILENVLERSGLVNGKDFKREVSFTGEINRQRPDVIVYLPQGKHLIIDAKVSLNAYTRYINAEDDTERRMALAEHVTAVGQRIKELSDRSYFDLPGLSAPEMVFMFVPIESAFVEALKADETLFQKAIEQNVLVATPTTLLTSLNIVRQLWRFEDQNKHTAELAERAGKVYDKLRTFLSSMDAIGHSLDRAQDAYKKACDQLVSGKANLVKQVSDFRQLGVAVKGELNEVWVERADLELNLISQMPAEQQA; from the coding sequence ATGAACATGATTGCGTTGTCGTGGATGGTGATTAGCGGCAGTTTGTTGCTGGTTGTGCTGGCGGGTGTTGCAGTCTACTGGCAGGTATTGCGCCGTCGTGAAGCGGTTACAGCCTTGCAGATCTGTCAGTCGCAACTAGAGCAGCACATGGCTGCATCTCACCAGAAAGAGGATGAGCTCCGTGAGCTGAGTGCTGGTCTGCGGGCGGAGAAGGCTCATGTTGAACAGCTTCAGCGGCAGGTCGAGTTCGCTCAGCAAGAAGCTGGGCGCTTGCGTACCGAATATCGCGATCAATCCGCTCAACTGGCCGAGGTGCAGAGCGCTGCCAGCGCCGCTCGTGCTCAATATGGCCAACTGCTTCAGCAGCATGATGAGCTCAAGCATGCGAGTGCCCGGCTGCAGCAAGTTCACGATGTTCTGCAGGATCGCTTCGCGGCCCTGACCAAGGAGCATGCCACGCTGAGCAGTACGCTCGATCAGAAGCAGCAGCACTTTGCCGAACAGCAGCAGCTGCTAAAGGAAAGCCGCGACCAGCTCAAGCTAGAGTTCGAGCAGCTCGCTGGCCAGATCTTCGAAGCCAAAGGCCAGGCGTTCTCGCAGCACAGCCAACAGTCACTGGATGCATTGCTTAAACCCTTCCGCGAGCAGATCGAGGGTTTCCGCACCAAGGTTGAAGATATTCACCACAAGGATGTCCAGCAGCAAGCTGCCTTGACCCAGGAGCTGCATCACCTGAAGGAGCTGAATCGACAGATCACCCAGGAGGCTCAGGACCTCACTACAGCGCTGAAAGGGCAGAAGAAGGCGCAGGGCAATTGGGGCGAGCTGATTCTGGAGAATGTCTTGGAGCGCTCCGGCCTGGTCAACGGCAAGGACTTCAAGCGGGAGGTCAGCTTCACCGGCGAGATCAATCGCCAGCGCCCCGATGTGATCGTTTACCTGCCTCAAGGCAAGCACCTGATCATCGATGCCAAGGTCTCGCTCAACGCGTACACCCGTTACATCAATGCCGAAGACGATACCGAGCGTCGCATGGCGCTTGCCGAACACGTGACGGCCGTTGGGCAACGCATCAAAGAGCTATCTGACCGCAGCTACTTTGACTTGCCGGGGCTGAGTGCGCCCGAGATGGTCTTTATGTTCGTGCCCATCGAGTCGGCTTTCGTCGAGGCGCTGAAGGCGGACGAAACACTGTTCCAGAAGGCCATCGAGCAGAACGTGCTGGTGGCGACGCCAACCACGTTGTTGACCAGCCTGAACATCGTGCGCCAGTTGTGGCGTTTCGAGGATCAGAACAAGCACACAGCCGAGTTAGCCGAGCGTGCCGGCAAGGTATACGACAAGCTGCGCACCTTTCTCAGCAGTATGGATGCCATCGGCCACAGCTTGGACAGAGCGCAGGATGCCTACAAGAAAGCCTGCGATCAGTTGGTCAGTGGCAAGGCTAACCTGGTCAAACAGGTCAGCGACTTCCGTCAGTTGGGCGTAGCGGTCAAAGGCGAGCTGAATGAGGTCTGGGTCGAGCGGGCGGATTTGGAACTCAACCTGATCTCTCAGATGCCCGCTGAGCAGCAGGCCTGA
- a CDS encoding type II toxin-antitoxin system RelE family toxin has product MTYELEFLPSALKEWQKLGHTVREQIKKKLRERLDNPKVQADALRDMPGHYKIKLRTSGYRLVYRVEDERLVVVVVAVGKRERGAAYQSAKDR; this is encoded by the coding sequence ATGACCTATGAGCTGGAGTTCCTGCCCTCAGCCCTGAAGGAGTGGCAGAAGCTCGGCCATACGGTGCGCGAGCAGATCAAAAAGAAACTGCGCGAGCGCCTGGATAATCCCAAGGTTCAGGCCGACGCCCTCAGGGATATGCCGGGGCACTACAAAATCAAGCTGCGTACATCGGGCTATCGCCTGGTATATCGCGTCGAAGATGAACGCCTGGTGGTCGTGGTGGTTGCCGTTGGCAAGCGCGAGCGCGGGGCCGCTTACCAATCTGCCAAGGACCGTTAA
- a CDS encoding type II toxin-antitoxin system prevent-host-death family antitoxin translates to MQSILADVAVSVSELKKNPSGILAGAGGMPVAVLNHNRVMGYMVPAELYEQMMERLDDLELVEIVKARSGEESVPVRLDDL, encoded by the coding sequence ATGCAAAGTATCTTGGCTGACGTCGCTGTCAGTGTTTCTGAGTTGAAGAAAAATCCGTCGGGCATCCTGGCTGGTGCAGGTGGTATGCCCGTCGCCGTGCTCAACCACAATCGCGTCATGGGATACATGGTGCCGGCAGAGCTCTATGAGCAGATGATGGAGCGCCTGGATGATCTGGAGTTGGTCGAAATAGTGAAGGCTCGCTCGGGCGAGGAGTCTGTCCCGGTGCGTTTGGATGACCTATGA
- a CDS encoding ADP-ribosylglycohydrolase family protein, giving the protein MDVLTSYSSPLIIASVQGVACNGTVGMTLCPGKQQPNALSGASQRDLSLDLDRVQSWGAAAVVTLMSQDELSALKVAQLGDEVENRGMLWFQLPVANHHLPDADFERQWVYAGVRLRGLLRAGKKVLVHCGSGLGRTGVIAARLLVELGDSNQQAIAKVREARSGALQESAHVQYLEHCQLASNDAWLDRVLGCLLGGAVGDAFGYAVEFDSLAKIRECFGEQGLTRPVFQDGKLVVSDDTQMTLFTLEGILRSTDVNGEPTSSVLLDEVRHAYLDWYDTQLGKQSASSVLHGRLAARPALRVKRAPGNTCLSALKSGGQGSIKRRINQSKGCGGVMRTAPLGFLQDVDWFDLGARVAALTHGHVEGWAPAGILPRIVARLIKGEEKFLAVRNGFSDACEWGHVYGESAGTERYLLARKLARKMRFNAHEAIRQLGQGWVGDEALAIAMYAFLSARSYTDAIGRATNHDGDSDSTASIAGQLWGTQHGVSDIPHAWIRRLDVLDEVLLLVQQMQSWRRLVGSDSYGQPTVSAEIEPCIRLIEMTHELHTLGYQQIRIFPYMAPSGCSWRVEWAPASAFRSSVEPPSVESERELVRYSSGSGWKPFEWQGVQELTALNMAQQFVRQFPELARSGQGDDWCYAGWLARLLGEVRRGRLPYMLADWPIDLARGVPMTFGDPFPLPPTLDREPEFGHNPEDDLADEELLSEGLFEQAESPVDHVDDEPTPDQFDFTDLYGRTHGLVAFYHQGAPYLLQVTQLIWQQLPAPREESSSQLCLLAGWPDEGKLGVHNLLENYLKVADQACEMAAEATDQDWKSESGVLDWSKVEHTFAEMDKALLATAFQLSQLIEHIAQAAG; this is encoded by the coding sequence ATGGATGTTCTGACTAGCTACAGCAGCCCGCTGATCATCGCGTCTGTGCAAGGCGTTGCCTGCAATGGAACTGTGGGCATGACTCTTTGCCCTGGCAAGCAGCAACCCAACGCGCTCTCGGGAGCCTCCCAGCGCGACCTTTCTCTTGATCTAGACAGGGTTCAGTCGTGGGGCGCTGCAGCTGTTGTGACCCTAATGTCGCAGGACGAGCTCTCCGCTTTGAAGGTCGCTCAGCTTGGTGATGAAGTCGAAAACCGGGGAATGCTCTGGTTTCAGCTGCCAGTAGCCAATCACCATCTTCCTGATGCAGATTTCGAGCGGCAGTGGGTATATGCCGGTGTTCGGCTGCGCGGCCTACTGAGGGCAGGCAAAAAGGTGCTTGTGCATTGCGGTAGTGGTCTCGGTCGTACGGGAGTCATCGCCGCTCGGTTGCTCGTGGAATTGGGCGACTCAAATCAGCAAGCGATTGCAAAAGTGCGTGAGGCCCGGTCAGGGGCTCTGCAGGAGAGCGCGCACGTGCAGTACCTGGAGCACTGCCAATTGGCCTCCAATGACGCGTGGCTAGATCGGGTGCTTGGCTGTCTGCTGGGTGGTGCTGTGGGCGATGCATTCGGCTACGCAGTTGAATTCGACTCGCTTGCAAAGATCCGCGAGTGCTTCGGCGAGCAAGGACTGACTCGGCCTGTCTTTCAGGACGGCAAACTGGTGGTCAGCGATGACACCCAGATGACCTTGTTCACACTAGAAGGAATCCTGCGCAGTACGGATGTGAACGGTGAGCCCACTTCCTCCGTATTGCTGGATGAGGTTCGCCACGCCTACCTTGACTGGTATGACACCCAGCTAGGTAAGCAATCTGCTTCTTCAGTTTTGCATGGCCGCCTAGCGGCGAGGCCTGCGTTGAGGGTTAAGCGCGCTCCAGGGAACACCTGCCTGTCAGCCCTCAAATCGGGGGGGCAGGGCAGCATCAAGCGCCGAATCAATCAGTCGAAAGGCTGTGGTGGCGTGATGCGCACGGCACCGCTGGGCTTCCTTCAGGACGTTGATTGGTTCGATCTAGGTGCTCGGGTTGCTGCTTTGACGCATGGGCACGTCGAGGGTTGGGCTCCGGCAGGTATTCTTCCGCGCATCGTCGCCAGACTGATCAAGGGCGAAGAAAAGTTTCTGGCGGTAAGAAATGGATTCAGCGACGCCTGCGAGTGGGGGCATGTCTACGGTGAGTCGGCGGGTACTGAGCGATACCTACTGGCTCGAAAGCTTGCACGGAAAATGCGCTTCAACGCTCACGAAGCCATTCGCCAGCTTGGCCAGGGTTGGGTCGGTGACGAGGCTCTGGCCATTGCCATGTACGCTTTCCTCTCGGCTCGTAGTTACACCGATGCGATTGGCAGGGCCACCAATCATGATGGTGATAGCGACTCCACTGCTTCCATAGCGGGCCAGCTATGGGGGACTCAACATGGCGTTAGTGACATCCCGCATGCCTGGATTCGTCGTCTCGATGTGCTTGATGAGGTTCTACTGCTGGTTCAGCAGATGCAGTCCTGGCGGCGTCTTGTCGGAAGCGATAGCTACGGTCAGCCTACAGTGTCTGCCGAAATCGAGCCCTGCATACGCTTGATCGAGATGACTCATGAGCTTCATACGCTGGGCTATCAACAGATTCGCATTTTCCCCTACATGGCACCGTCCGGATGTTCTTGGCGGGTGGAGTGGGCTCCTGCCAGTGCTTTCCGTTCTTCTGTAGAGCCGCCCAGCGTCGAGTCGGAGCGTGAGCTTGTGCGCTATAGCAGCGGCTCTGGCTGGAAGCCCTTTGAGTGGCAAGGTGTGCAGGAGCTGACGGCTCTGAATATGGCGCAGCAGTTCGTGCGGCAGTTTCCCGAACTGGCTCGATCTGGCCAGGGGGATGATTGGTGCTATGCCGGTTGGCTAGCGCGTCTGCTTGGCGAGGTTCGACGCGGACGACTGCCCTACATGTTGGCGGATTGGCCGATAGATCTCGCACGTGGAGTGCCGATGACCTTTGGTGATCCTTTTCCTCTGCCGCCGACCTTGGATCGCGAGCCAGAGTTTGGCCATAACCCCGAGGATGATTTGGCTGATGAGGAGCTTCTTTCGGAAGGGCTTTTTGAGCAAGCTGAGTCCCCGGTAGACCATGTTGACGATGAGCCCACTCCGGATCAGTTCGATTTCACAGATCTGTATGGCCGCACCCATGGACTGGTTGCTTTCTACCATCAGGGCGCACCGTACCTGTTACAGGTCACGCAGTTGATCTGGCAACAGCTCCCTGCGCCTCGCGAAGAGTCATCTAGTCAATTGTGTTTGCTCGCAGGGTGGCCAGATGAAGGCAAACTTGGCGTGCACAACTTGCTTGAAAACTATCTGAAGGTAGCGGACCAAGCGTGCGAAATGGCCGCTGAGGCCACTGATCAAGACTGGAAAAGCGAAAGTGGAGTACTGGACTGGAGCAAGGTTGAGCACACCTTTGCCGAGATGGATAAGGCATTGCTGGCGACTGCATTTCAACTCAGTCAACTGATCGAGCACATAGCCCAAGCAGCAGGTTGA
- a CDS encoding helix-turn-helix transcriptional regulator yields MKRKQSIESVRWDLALRYRLIETVAWWEGRLTTNHLIQSFGISRQQASKDINSYITDYAPKNLEYDKHLKGYVPSRHFKPLFIDDSASAYLHLLNQNHDRAPHIEGLALAYAHTEVLQVPDRTVRPELLRPLLRACREGLRLECEYVSFTTPDAETRLIAPHTLIYTGMRWHVRAYCEKNRDYRDFVLSRFRGVPEPMDDPSANGRDQDAGWSTQVTVVIEPDSRLKPEQKVIIETDYGMREGQLVIETRGALVQYILQRYQIDPTKVHAKATAQQIVVANLDELQPWLYH; encoded by the coding sequence ATGAAACGCAAGCAATCAATCGAGTCCGTACGCTGGGATCTGGCATTGCGCTACCGCCTGATCGAGACGGTGGCCTGGTGGGAAGGCCGTCTGACCACCAATCACCTGATTCAGAGCTTCGGCATCAGCCGCCAACAGGCGTCGAAGGACATCAATTCCTACATCACCGATTACGCGCCGAAGAACCTGGAATACGACAAGCATCTAAAGGGGTATGTACCCAGCAGGCACTTCAAGCCGCTGTTCATCGATGACAGCGCCAGCGCCTATCTACACCTACTCAATCAGAATCACGACCGTGCGCCGCACATCGAGGGCCTGGCATTAGCCTATGCGCACACCGAGGTGCTGCAGGTGCCGGATCGCACGGTACGGCCGGAACTATTGCGCCCGCTTCTGCGCGCCTGCCGCGAGGGGCTACGTCTGGAGTGTGAGTACGTGTCCTTTACTACGCCGGATGCAGAGACACGCTTGATCGCTCCGCATACGCTGATTTACACCGGCATGCGCTGGCACGTGCGCGCGTACTGCGAGAAGAATCGCGATTACCGGGACTTCGTATTGAGTCGCTTCCGCGGCGTGCCTGAGCCTATGGATGACCCTTCAGCCAATGGACGCGATCAGGATGCAGGCTGGAGCACTCAGGTGACCGTGGTGATCGAGCCGGACTCACGACTAAAGCCGGAACAGAAGGTAATCATCGAGACCGACTATGGGATGCGCGAGGGTCAGTTGGTCATCGAAACGCGCGGTGCCCTGGTGCAGTACATCCTGCAGCGCTACCAAATCGACCCGACCAAGGTGCACGCCAAGGCAACGGCACAGCAGATCGTGGTCGCCAACCTGGATGAACTGCAGCCCTGGCTCTATCACTAA